The nucleotide window AGATCCCCATCTACGAGCCCGGCCTGTCCGAGCTGGTCCATCGCAACTACCGCGACGGCCGGCTGAAGTTCACCACCGAGCTGGGCCCCGGCATCGCCGACGCCGAGATCGTTTTCATCGCCGTGGGAACACCCCAGGGAGACGACGGCGGCGCGGATCTCTCAGGCGTCTGGGCCGTCGGCCGTCAGATCGCTGAGAACCTCAACGGGCCCAAGACGATCGTCATCAAGAGCACCGTCCCGGTCGGCACCAACGCCGAGCTGACCCGGCTGATGAAGGAAGTCGCCAAGGCCCCGTTCGACGTCGCCAACAACCCCGAGTTCCTCAAGGAAGGGGCGGCGATCGACGACTTCAACAAGCCCGACCGCGTCGTCGTGGGCGTCCGCCGCGAGGAAGTCGCCGAGAAACTTCACGAACTCTACGCGCCGTTCCTCCGCACCGACCGCCCGTTCCTGGTCATGTCGCCCGAAAGCGCCGAGATGACCAAGTACGTGGCCAACTGCCTGCTGGCCACCAAGATCAGCTTCATCAACGAGATGGCCAACCTCTGCGAGGCCTACCAGGCCGACGTCAACGACGTCCGCCGCGGCATCGGCCACGACCAGCGGATCGGCTTCCACTTCCTGCACCCGGGCGTCGGCTACGGCGGCAGCTGCTTCCCGAAGGACATCCGCGCGGTCATCCACATGGCCCAGTCCCGAGGGCTCGAGCCCCGGATGATGCAGTCGGTCGACGACGTGAACGAGGCCCAGAAGCAGGTCCTCGTCCGCAAGGTCACCGAGCACTTCAAGGGGGACCTCGCCGGCAAGACGATCGGCGTCTGGGGCCTGGCCTTCAAGCCCCGCACCGACGACATCCGCGAGGCCCCGGCCCTCGTCCTGATCGACGCGCTGCTCGCCCAGGGCGCGCACGTCCGCGTCCACGACCCCGAAGCCATCCCCAACGTCCGCGAGATCTACGGCGAGAAGCTCACCTACTGCGACCGCCCCTACGGCGCGATCGAAGGGGCCGACGCCCTGGTGATCGCCACCGAGTGGAACGAATTCCGCAACCCCGACTTCGAGGTCATCAAGCGCCTCCTCCGCCGCCCCGTCGTCTTCGACGGCCGCAACGTCTTCGACCCCGAACGGATGGTCGAGATGGGCTTCACCTACCAGGGCATCGGCCGCATCGTCCCCGAGTCGGCCTGAGCAAATCCATCGTCGCCAATGCGAGAACGGTCTTCCCCCCTCGCGGGGGAAGACAGATCGCGAAGCGATCAGATGAGGGGGACGACCGCCGTCGGATGCACGTCCGGCGGCTGGTTCTCGTTGAGGCGACTCCGGGCGCCATGGCCACGCAAGCGTGGCCATGAACCGGTGTGGGAAGCCAGCGCGACCGTCGCCGATCGCATGGCCACACAAGTGTGGCCATGGCACCCCGGCGGCTGGCCCTTGATGCGACGCCGATCCCCCCTCATCCGGCCGCTTCGCGGCCACCTTCCCCCTGTATGGACGGGGTAAGGCTGTTATGGGCCGGCTCGCTCCATGCCCCTCTCCCGGCGGGAGAGGGAGCTTCAGAAGTCGGCTGGAGCGGCTCGCGCCAGGCGGCGGCCAGGCGGTTGAGGCCGACACGAGCGCAGGCGTCGGCGAGGATGGCTCGGGCGCCGGGGCGGTCGATCTTCGAGAGGGCGTCCTCGATCGCCGGGCCGAACGTCATCGGGTCGAGCGCCTCTCGAATTCTCGCGGTCGTCTTCGCTTCGGCCTCGGCCTCGTCGCGACGGCCCAGCGCCGTGAGCGCCCGCGTCAGCCGGTAGTGCGTCCGCCAGTCGTGGGGGGCCGTCGTCAGGGCGCGGCGGAACGCTTCCAGGGCCTCGGCCGGACGGCCGTCGTAATCCAGATCCCAGCGGCCGCGGAGCCGGTCGTACCGCGAATCCCGGGCCGACTCCGGCCATGCGTCGAGCACGGCGCGGCCGCGGTCGACGTCGCCGCCGTCGGCCAGCAGGCCCGCCAGGGCCTCGCGAGGGCCCGCGCGATCGGGGTGCGCGGCGACGATCGCCTCCAATCGGGCCAGCCGGGTCGAACGATCGAGGTCGTCGGAACGAGGATCGGCGGCGATCCTCCGCAGCAGGGCCGTCTCGGCCTCGTAATCGTCCGGGTCGGCCGCGCTCCACTTCTTCAGCGTGTCCCGCGCCAGGTCGTCGGGCAGGTCGGACAGCACCGCGAGGGTCAACTCGCGGAGCACGGCCGCGCGGCCCTCCGGCGCCACGCCCTCCAGCGCCTGCCGGCCGACGGCCTCGATCTCCGGCCAGCGGTCCTCGACCCGCAGCATCTCCAACCGGAGCACCCACGGCCGCTCCGGCCTGGGGTCCAGCTCGGTCGCCCGTCGGAGCGCTTCTTCCCCCTGGGCGGCTCTCCCCAGCGCCAGGCAGGCGCGGCCTTCCTCGGCCCAGGTGGAGGCCGTGGCCGCCGTCGAGGCGTTCACTCGTCGCCAGAGCGTCAGGGCCTCACCCCAGTCCTTGCGCGTGGAGGCCGCCTCCGCCCGCCGCCGGATCGAGGCCGGCGCTTCCGGCCGGGTCGCAACGAAGACCACCAGCCCCAGCACCACGGCCGCGACCCCGGCCCCGGCGGCCGCCGTCAGACCCCTCCCCAGGACGAGGGGGCGTCGAGCCGGTTCAGGAACGCGGGGGCCAGCCGTCGCCGGCCGGGAAGCTCGTCGGGGAGGACGGCGACGACTCATGGGGAAAAACGTCTCTGAGGACAAGCCGGAACAGCCGACCAGCCCCACCATCCTGATCGATTCGCCGGGCCCTGAGAACCCCCCGTCCGCGCGGTCGGGGCCTCAGCCCGGTCGACCGGCGCGAGGGTCCTCAAGGATCCAGTGCCCCTCAATGGGGGCGTCCATGTCGTCGAACCTCGCCTTCACCGGCGGCGAGACCCGGACGCCGGCCTTCGTCGCCAGGAAGGCGATCAGTCGACGGTCCCAACCCAGCCGGTTCAGGACGTAGGCCGTCGTCAGCAGGCAAATCGCGGCGAGGGTCAGCGCGAAGAGCAAGAAGGCCATGACGGCGACCGCCACGGCCAGGATGAACAGCTGCAAAAGCAGAACCAGCAAGGGCATGGATTCGCCTCGATCCAGATGCGGACGGAACGTCCGACCGTTCGGCCTCCGCGCCCATTTTACCCCTCCTTCCGAGGCTCTGACAGGGCAAGCGCGACGGCCTGATTCGGGGTTGACCGTCCCGGGGGATCGCAGCAGAATGCGGACCTCCGATTTCAGAGAATGGCTCACCCGGGATAGGCACACGTCGACGTCGTCAGACTCTGTGCGAGATGAAGCCGCCCCCTCTTCAGGACGAAGCTGTGGGCGTCGGCGATGGAGTCGGGCGAGGTCCGAAGGGCTGCGTCCGATCGATTCGACCGACGCCGAGAGGCGAGCGAGGCGTAACCTCGCGTTTCAGAAGAAGGATCGGAGCACGGCCCGCGAAACTTGCTGAAATCCTCGGAAATTCCGACGTTCGACCCGGCCGCTGGCTGTCGGGACGAAACCCTCGAATCCGACGATGAGGCTTGGCGGCGCGGACGAGAAGAAGCCCCCGATCGTCGCCGACAACGAACGACCTGCCATCGCTATCAAGGAGGATACGCGCCGTGACGCGTCCCGGATCCACTCCCTCGACGACCCTGGCGGCCGCGCTTGCGCTGGTCCTTGGGGCCTGCTGCTCCTCCCCCGCCCAGGCCGACGCGATCACTCCCTCGACGGCCACCGCGTATTACAAGCTGACGACCGACTCCAGCCTGGCGGCGCCGGCCTCCAACATCGACGGCCCCCAGGTCGTGGCCGCCGTCACCCCGGCCGGCGCGGTGGTCCCTCCCACCAACGCAGACGGCTCGCAGGGGAGCCCACTGACGGTCCTCTCCTCCTCGCACGGCTTCGACCCCAGCCAGCTCGTCGTGGCCCTGAAGGACGCCACCGCGTCCGACGGCTCGCCCGAACAGCTCCTGGGCCTGGTCTTCTTCGGCCAGGGCCTTCAGGCCGGCGGCGAACTCGACTTCGCCCTCAGCATCGACTCCGCGCTGGCGAGCAACCCGCCCCAGCTCGTCTCCTCGACGCCGGGGATCACCATCAGCGCCATCCCCGACCCGACGAGCACCCCCACCGACACCGGCGGCGGGAGCACCGACGGCGAAACCAACGTCCCCGAGCCCGTCGCCTTCCTGTTCTGGGCGGGCGCCGCCGGAGTCATCGGCCTGCGAGCCCGGAACCGCGCCGGCCGTCGCCGGGCCGCGCCTCAGCCGACGACCTGATCCTGACGTTGAAAATCGGCAACATCACGCGGGATCAAGAATAGTTTAAACCGCAACCGAGCACGAAAAAGTGCTTGGCCGTCTGGAAGCGGATCATTCATAATGGCAGGGCCTCGTCATTGCGCCCGAGGCCCTCGTCTTGCATGACCGCATGTGCATCCTCTCCGGATCAGGCTGAGCCATGAGCGCAACCCCCGCCGTTCCCGCGGTCGTTTGTCAGCATTGCGGATCACCGAAGAGCCCTCTGACCGAGGGGGGTCCTTCGGTCTGTCCCGTCTGCACTCAGAACGAGGCGTCGGACTCGGGCTACGTCGCTTCGACGTGCCCCGAGTGCGGGGCTGGGCTTCGGGTGCGGTCGAAGTACATCGGCCATCACATACGCTGCGGGGCCTGTCGGGCGAAGTTCCTGCTGAATCCACCCCAGACGCGAGCACTCGCCAGGTCGGCGGCGAAGCTCCCGGATCCCACCCCCGACCCCGACGACCCCAACCAGGGCCGCGCCGAGGTCATGAGGCTGCTGGAAGAGGTCGCCGACCTCCGCAACCTCAACTACCGCCTGCGGACCGACGTCGAGCGGCTCGAGGACGAGCGCATGCGCGACTCGGCGAAGTTCCTCGACGAGATCGACTCGCTGCGGGCGCGGGACCGTCGCCTCCGCGCCGACTTCGACCGCGAACGCCGGACGGCCGAGGCCCTGGCCTCGCAGATCGCCGCCCTCCGCGAACGCGGCGACGGCCTTCAGGCGGACGTCGAGCGGCTGGGCCGCGAGCGCGAAGGGGACGCCGCTCGGCTGCTGGAAGAGGTGGCCGCCCTCCGCGAGCGAGGCGGTCCCGAGGCCGAGGCCCTGGCCGCCGAGGTGGCCGCGCTTCGCACCCTCGCGAGGCAGTTTGAAGAAGAGGCCGGCCGCGAGCGTCGGGCCGCCGCCGACCTGGGGGCGGAAGTCGCCGCGCTGCGTGAGCGAGACGAGCATCTCCGCGCCGACTTCGATCGCGAACGTCAGGCGGCCGAGGCGCAGGCCGAAGAGCTGGCCGCCCTCCGCGCCCGCGACGAGCAGGTGCGAGCCGACCTGGAGCGGCTGGAGAACCTCGGCCGCGAACGCGAGGGGGATTCCGCCAGACTGCTGGAGGAGATCGCCGCCCTCCGAGCCGGCGGCGAGGACCTCCGCGCCGACTTCGGCCGCGAGGCCGAAACCCGAGGCGGCGCGGTCGCCGCCCTCCGCGCGCAGGACGACCAGCTTCGCGCCGAGGTCGAGGCGGAACGCCAGGCCGCCCGCGCTCTGGCCGAGGAAGTCGCCTCCCTCCGCGAGCTGACCCGCCAACTGGAAGACGAGGCCCACCACGAACGCCAGTCGGCCCACGCCTTGACCGAGGAGGTCGCCGCCCTCCGCACCCGTGACGAACAGGTTCGCGCCGATCTGGACCGGATCGAACAGCTCGGCAGCCGTCGCGAAGGAAACGCCGCGAAGCTCCTCGAAGAGATCGCCGCGCTTCAGGCGGGCGGAGCGGCTCCCCACTCCGAGAGCCTCCAGCCCGAGGATGTCCGCGAACGCGACGAGCAGTTCCGGGCCGAGGTCGAGGCCGAACGCAAAGCCGCCCGCGCGTTGGCCGAGGAGGTCGCGGCCCTCCGCGCCCTCGCCCGCCAGCTTGAGGACGAGGCCGGCCGCGAACGCCGGACCGCATCGGCCTTCGCCGAGGAGATCGCCTCCCTTCGCACCCGCGATGAACAGGTCCGCAGCGACGTCGAGCGGCTTGAACAACTCGGCCGTCAGCGCGAGGGAGAAGCCTCCCGGCTGCTCGAGGAAGTGCAGGCCCTCCGCACCAGCGGCGAGAGCCTCCGCGCCGAGGTCGAGGCCGAACGCCAGGCCGCCGAGGCCCTGGGACGCGAGGTCGAGGCCCTCCGCGCTCTGCCGCGGGCCGAAGGCGAGGCGACCGCTCCTCAGCCCGACGCCGAGGCGGCCAAGCTGGCCGAGGAGATCGCCGCCCTCCGCGCCCGGGCCAGAAAGCTCGAGGAAGCGGCCGTCATGGAGCAGCGGACGGCCGGCCTGATGTACTCGGAGATCACCACGCTCCGCGCCCACGCCGAGAACCTCCGGATGGAGCTGGAGCGCGAACGGCAGACGTCGGGCTCCCTCTACGCCGAGGTCGCCGCGCTGCGGGCCCTCGACCAGCAGGTGCGGGCGGACGTGGACCGCATCGGCCGCGAGCGCGAACACGACTCCGCGCGGATCCGCGACGAGATCGCCGCCCTTCACGATCGGCTCGGCGGCGGTGCTCCTCGCGAGAGCGCTCCGGCCAGGGCCGCGAACTCGTCCGAGGTCGAATCCGAGTCTTCCCCCTCGAAGGCCGCCTCCCGAATCGCCGCCCTCTTCGACGACGACCCCGACGCCCCCTTCGGCTATCTCGACGAGATCGCCCGCTCTCGGGAATCCTGATGGGACACGCCATCCGCCTGGAACGCGCCGCCGCCGTCCCGCTCGCCGTCGTCCGACGTCGGGCGGGTCTGCGGGAGCTTCCCCGGATCGTCCCGGAGGCCTGCGGGATCGTCTGGGGGGTCGTCAAGGCTCAGCGAATCGAAGGCGCGGGACGACACGTCGCCGTCTACTGGGATGATCAAATCAACCTGGAAGTGGGCGTTGAATTGAATGCGCCGCTCGTCGAAGGCGACTTCGGCGAGGTCGTCGCCTCGGCCACGCCCGCCGGCCTCGTCGTGACGACCACCCACCTCGGCCCCTACAATCGACTCGGTGAAGCCCACGACGCCCTCCGCGCCTGGCTCCAGGCCAACGGCCATCGCCCGGCAGGCCCGGTCTGGGAGATCTACGGCCACTGGCGCGACGAATGGAACCGCGACCCCTCCGGCATCACCACCGAGGTCTTCCACCTCGTCGCCGAGGATTGAGGACGGAGCACTCACGACCTATTAGCGACGGGTGACCCCATCTGCTGTAGGGGCGCCCCTTGTGGGCGCCCGATCGCCGTGGACATTCAACATCGGTCGGACATCCGATGGCGATCGGGCGCCCACAAGGGGCGCCCCTACGGCGATGGAACCGACGGCGGCTGGGAGCCAGTCCCAGTTCTGCCCCGCCGGCCCCGCCGAAGCCCGCCGCACCGGCGCATGAGGACGCCGACGTCTCCGAAGTCCCCAGCATCCCGCCTCGCGACATCTCGTCCGAAGGCGTCGGGGTGATCTCCAATCCATCTCCTGGCGTCGTGAGGCCTTGAACCGATCTTGTGCACACCTGCTTAAACCATCGGCGTAAGGAGTGGACGGCCGAAGCGGACATGCAGAGCGCAACTCACTAACCCAAAACATGTTTCGCCAACACCGAGAATTAGGCCGGCCGTTGGCACACGAATGGCTCAAAGGGCGACGTCTCACCTTTGCCTGCTGAAACGTCGTGCGGAGAGCAACATGAGTCAGCAAACCATCGACGCCGTGGTCGAGCGCCTTGCGCATCTGGAAGCGGTCAACCATCGTCTGGAAGAAGAACGTCGCCGATGGCGGGTCGCCGGGGTGTTCGCGCTGGCCGGGGCGGCGTTGATCGTCGCCGTCGGCGCAGCGGCTCGCGAGACGCCGCCGACCGTCGAGGCCGGCGAGTTCATCCTCCGCGACAAGGAGGGCCGCGCCCGGGCCGCCCTGACCATGCGACCCGACGGCACGCCCGGCCTGGCGCTCTTCGATGAGAAGGCGACGATGCGGCTCTCGCTGGACCTGGGGGCGAAGGGCGAGCACGACTCGGACACGCCCGGCGTGAACGTCTACGGCGACAAGGGAGAGCTGCGAGCCGCCCTGACGATGCGGCCCGACGGCACCCCCGGCATGGCCTTCTTCGACGACCGGAGACAGCCGAGGCTCTCGCTGGACATGTCCGGCGATGAAACCCCCGGGGTGAACCTCTACGGCCCGGGCGGAGTCCTCCGCGCCGCGGTGGCCATCCGCCCCGACGGCACGCCCGGCCTGGGCCTTTTCGACGAGGCCGGGCGCGTCGTCCAGTCGGTCGAGATCGACGGCGAGGGATTCCCCCGTCGCGGTCGGGTTCAATAAAGAGGGTCGAGCTTCACGTCAGCGAGGGCTGGCGGGGAGCCACGGCTTGTGCATGGCGACGTTCCGGCCGGTGCCGTACTCGCGATTCCACGAGCTAATCGGGGCCTTGCCGCCCCGGGGTCGCGCCGCCTGACGGACGGTCCCCCAGCCAGACTGTGGGGCGTATCCCGTCCAGGCGGCTTGCGGCTGATAGGGCTGCCAGGCCGTGGCCGGAGCATAACCCTGCCACCCCGTGCCGACCGAGGCAGGTGCCGCCGGAGCCACCGGCGCTGGGACGTAGGTCACCGCTGGAGGGCTCCACGCCGTCGCCGGCCCATAGCCGACCCAGGGACCGATCGATTGAGCCTGCGACTCGGAGACCGCAAACGCCGCCGCCAGCGCCAGGCTGAGAGTCACGTGTAGGACTTTCATCACACCGTCTCACTTTCATCCGGGGGAGAGGAGCGGGCGGGCGGGCCTTGGGGGATTCCCACGGCGCGCGACCGCCCGGTGAACGTCGCGCCGGCGGATGCGCGAGTCGGCCCCAGCAGCTTCGGTTGTTCTTCGACCCAAATGAGGGAGGGCAGACTCGCGCCAACCCGGCGCGTCGCCTACCTGAAGGGTACGCGAGGAAGGCCTCCCCGTCGAGTCGACGAGTCCGACCTAAACCGAAACTAATCCTAAGTTCTGTAAAGGGTTACGAAGAATTCATCGTGGACTGGCGGGGAGCCACGGCTTGATCATGGCGATGGTCCGCCCCGTGCCGTACTCCGGGTTCCACGAGCTGATCGGCACGCCTGCGCCTCGGGGGCGGACCGACGCCGCCGTGGCGGAGGTCGTCCAGCCGTATTGAGGAACGTAGCCGACCCAGGCCTCCTGCGGCTGGTAAGTCTGCCAAACCACCGCCGGCGCGTAGCCTTGCCAGCCCGTGCCGGCCGCAGGCGAGTACGACGGCGAGGGAACATAGGTCGCCGTGGGGGCCGCCCAGGAGGTCCCCGGCCCGTACGCCGCCCACGATCCGACCGATTGCGCCCGGATTTCGGAACCACTGAGGAACAACGCCAGAGCCAAACCGGAGATGACGCGCAAAACCTTCATCGCACCCTCTCGCTTTTGACTGGAGCTGAGCGGTCGGTAGGCCCGTCGGGCGTTCCCCGCGGCGCGCGGCCGCTCCATCGGCGACGCGCGGGGGTCTCACGTGTCGTCCCCCGGCTTCGGGAGATCGGAGACCAGAGGAGGGCGGGAGAGGGGCGACCATGGGAGGTCGGGCGCGCCGTCTCCATTAAGAATATGCAATAAACTAACCGGCGTCGATGGGTGCATCGAACTTCGGCCGAGAAGGCCCCGGGGCTCGGCGGTCAGGCGTCGCGGAGGATCCGGCCGGCGAAGAGGCGGTGGACCTCGCGGCCGTCGTCGACCAGCAGGGCTCCTTCGGGGTCGATCCCCCGGCCGACGCCGACGAGGTTCCGCGGGCCGATCGACGCGCGAAGGTTCAGGCCGCGGAGCAGGTCGAGTCGGGCCCATTCCTCGGCGAGCGATGGATCGTCGGCGGCCAGGCGGTTGAGGGCGATCGGGAACCGGGCGAGGAGGGCGGCCAGCAGCCTCGGCAGGTCGTCGGTCGTCAGCGGAACCGGCTGGAAGTCACCCAGCGAGCCTGCCATCCGGGCGATCTCGGGGGGTGCCTGATCGAGCCGGGCGGCCACGTTCACGCCCACGCCGATCAGGATCCGACCACCGGCGGAGGTCTCGATCCGCTCCGGGAGGATGCCGGCGATCTTCCGGCCGTTCGCCTCCACGTCATTCGGCCAGCGCACGCCGAGCCCCGGGTCGCGCCAGCCGAGATCGGCGACGGCCTCCACCAGCGCCACGGCCGTCGTCAGGGCGATCCTCGGCTGCTGATCCACGCGGACGCCGTGATCCGCCGGGTCGAAGACGAGCGTGAACGTCAGCGAGCCCTCGTCCGACCACCAGGCGTTCGTCCGCTGCCCGCGCCCGCGCGTCTGGCTCCGGGCCCAGACGACGAACGGACACGCACGACCAGGCTCGACCGCCAGCGCCGCCGCGGCGGTGCTGGTCGATTCGAGTTCGTCGTAGATCAAGACGTCGCGGGCGAACGGCCAGGGGGTCATGGGACGGTCATACCCAGCGCGGGATTCGGAGGAAGACGGTCTTCCCCCCTCGCGGGGGAAGACAGACCGCGAAGCGGTCAGTTGAGGGGGATGACCGCCGTCGGATTCGCGTCCGAAGCATTGCCTTCAGTGCGACGCCGATCCCCCCTCATCCGCCCCTGCGGGGCACCTTCCCCCGCGAGGGGGGAAGGCCGTTAGGGTTCGAAGCTCACGCGTCGCCCAACTTCAACAGCAGGTCGCCCGTTTTGACCTGGAGGCCGACGCGGGCGGGGAGTTCCACGACGCGGCCGGCGCGGTCGGCGTTGATGGTGGTCTCCATCTTCATGGCTTCGATGGAGAAGAGCTTCTGGCCCTTGCGGATGGGGTCGCCGACGGCCACCGCGACGCCGACGATCAGGCCGGGCAGCGGAGCGCCGATCTGCATCGGGTCGGAGGGATCGGCCTTGGGGGTCTCGACGACCGACGAGGCCAGCGAGCGGTCGGCGATCTCGACCTCGCGGGGCTGGCCGTTCAGCTCGAAGAAGACCGTCCGCTTGCCGTCGGCGTGGGGCTCGCCCACGGCCAGGAGCTTGATGATGAGGGTCTTCCCGGGCTCGATCTCGAAGGCGTTCTCCTCGCCCGTCTCGGCCCCGTAGAAGAACAAGGGGGTGGGGAGCACGGAGGTGTCGGAGAACTTGTCCTTGTGCTTGACCAGATCGGGGAAGACGCGGGGGTACATCATGTAGCTGAGGACGTCGAACTCGGAGACCTCGGCCGGGTCGTCGACGCCCATGATCTCGGCGACCTTCTTGCGGATCGCGGCGAAGTCGGCCGGGGGGAGCAGAGCGCCGGGGCGGTCGGTCAGCGGCTTGCGGTCCTTGAGGATCCGCTTCTGCAGTTCGGGGGGGAACCCGCCGGGAGGCCGGCCCAGGCGGCCTTCCATGAACTCGACGACGCTGTCCGGGAAGGCCAGCTCGCGGTCGGAGTCCATCACGTCCTCGGGCGTCAGGTTGTTGGCCACGAGGAAGAGGGCCATGTCGCCGACGACCTTGGACGACGGCGTCACCTTCACGATGTCGCCGAACATCTGGTTGACCAGGCCGTAGGACTCGCAGACCTCAAGCCAGCGCGGGGAGAGGCCCAGGGCGTCGGCCTGCTGGTAGAGGTTCGTGTACTGGCCGCCGGGCATTTCCAGGTCGTACAGGTCGGCGGCCGGCGACTTCGGGCCGGACTCGAACGGCTTGTAGAGGGTTCGGACCTCGTCCCAGTAGCGGCTGACGTCGATGAGCGTCTGGTGGTCGACGCCCGTGTCGCGAGGCGTGAACCGCAGCGACTCGATGATCGCGTTGAGGCTGGGCTGCGAGGTCAGCCCGGACATCGACGCCACGGCGCCGTCGGCCACGTCCA belongs to Paludisphaera rhizosphaerae and includes:
- a CDS encoding UDP-glucose dehydrogenase family protein encodes the protein MKIAVIGTGYVGLVQGTCLAESGNDVVCVDKVAAKVEGLKQGKIPIYEPGLSELVHRNYRDGRLKFTTELGPGIADAEIVFIAVGTPQGDDGGADLSGVWAVGRQIAENLNGPKTIVIKSTVPVGTNAELTRLMKEVAKAPFDVANNPEFLKEGAAIDDFNKPDRVVVGVRREEVAEKLHELYAPFLRTDRPFLVMSPESAEMTKYVANCLLATKISFINEMANLCEAYQADVNDVRRGIGHDQRIGFHFLHPGVGYGGSCFPKDIRAVIHMAQSRGLEPRMMQSVDDVNEAQKQVLVRKVTEHFKGDLAGKTIGVWGLAFKPRTDDIREAPALVLIDALLAQGAHVRVHDPEAIPNVREIYGEKLTYCDRPYGAIEGADALVIATEWNEFRNPDFEVIKRLLRRPVVFDGRNVFDPERMVEMGFTYQGIGRIVPESA
- a CDS encoding tetratricopeptide repeat protein; this translates as MSRRRPPRRASRPATAGPRVPEPARRPLVLGRGLTAAAGAGVAAVVLGLVVFVATRPEAPASIRRRAEAASTRKDWGEALTLWRRVNASTAATASTWAEEGRACLALGRAAQGEEALRRATELDPRPERPWVLRLEMLRVEDRWPEIEAVGRQALEGVAPEGRAAVLRELTLAVLSDLPDDLARDTLKKWSAADPDDYEAETALLRRIAADPRSDDLDRSTRLARLEAIVAAHPDRAGPREALAGLLADGGDVDRGRAVLDAWPESARDSRYDRLRGRWDLDYDGRPAEALEAFRRALTTAPHDWRTHYRLTRALTALGRRDEAEAEAKTTARIREALDPMTFGPAIEDALSKIDRPGARAILADACARVGLNRLAAAWREPLQPTSEAPSPAGRGAWSEPAHNSLTPSIQGEGGREAAG
- a CDS encoding GyrI-like domain-containing protein — its product is MGHAIRLERAAAVPLAVVRRRAGLRELPRIVPEACGIVWGVVKAQRIEGAGRHVAVYWDDQINLEVGVELNAPLVEGDFGEVVASATPAGLVVTTTHLGPYNRLGEAHDALRAWLQANGHRPAGPVWEIYGHWRDEWNRDPSGITTEVFHLVAED
- a CDS encoding biotin--[acetyl-CoA-carboxylase] ligase, producing MTPWPFARDVLIYDELESTSTAAAALAVEPGRACPFVVWARSQTRGRGQRTNAWWSDEGSLTFTLVFDPADHGVRVDQQPRIALTTAVALVEAVADLGWRDPGLGVRWPNDVEANGRKIAGILPERIETSAGGRILIGVGVNVAARLDQAPPEIARMAGSLGDFQPVPLTTDDLPRLLAALLARFPIALNRLAADDPSLAEEWARLDLLRGLNLRASIGPRNLVGVGRGIDPEGALLVDDGREVHRLFAGRILRDA